One window of Magallana gigas chromosome 2, xbMagGiga1.1, whole genome shotgun sequence genomic DNA carries:
- the LOC105320675 gene encoding tripartite motif-containing protein 2-like, whose product MGTRRSAQDVLQCQICETHVPLMHCDICHIHLCVTCVGEHLLDESSEHKVVSMKKRGLNPTCSKHFTKLCELHCEQCDIPICLECVSSGEHLGHKSVQILKILETKKTVLQKDLQELEKFIYPKYQDIASNILAQKVDLNKNALKLTTDISRYGEDFHREIDIAIKKLKSDVDEIESKHLVILNKQENEIKTSISEIAQSIANLMKLLDSNDVSLVSAYKSRIAEFKRLPPKLIVTLPKFTPQKINKKQIYQQFGSLPALSIKIEEHGYTMDSLGAMSSTQDRPLIDEPQIITEINTEFKSFHMLGNVSCPSDDEVWTCGKDRIMRLYNLKGKLVNSIRSTSGNIPGDITVTQKGELVYTDYHDRTVNIKKNAQIETLVNLRGWRPRCVCCASSGDLLVIMVSDDKEQEKVVRYSGSTEKQVIQFDEKGQPLYSAGCCPKYISENKNLDICVADSTAHAVVVVNQVGKLRFTYTCPPSTTMKQFRPIGITTDSQSRILAADLNNNRIHILDKDGQFLRYIDNCHLHDPWGLCVDTRDNLYVTELKTAKVKKIQYYK is encoded by the coding sequence ATGGGGACCCGACGTAGTGCTCAGGATGTGTTACAGTGTCAAATCTGTGAGACTCATGTCCCCCTTATgcactgtgacatttgtcataTACATTTGTGTGTGAcctgtgtgggggaacatctctTAGATGAATCCTCGGAACACAAAGTGGTTTCAATGAAAAAGCGGGGTCTTAATCCTACGTgttcaaaacattttacaaaattatgtgaacttCATTGTGAACAATGTGATATTCCTATTTGTTTGGAGTGTGTTTCCTCTGGTGAACATCTAGGCCACAAATcagttcaaattttgaaaattctagaAACCAAGAAAACAGTTCTACAGAAAGATTTACAGGAACTAGAGAAATTCATCTATCCAAAATACCAAGATATTGCATCGAATATTCTAGCTCAAAAAGTTGATCTGAATAAAAACGCCCTGAAATTAACAACAGATATTAGCAGATATGGAGAAGACTTCCACAGGGAAATAGACATTGCTATcaaaaaactgaaatctgacGTGGATGAAATAGAATCAAAGCATCTTGTTATTCTAAATAAGcaggaaaatgaaatcaaaactaGTATATCTGAAATTGCACAGAGCATTGCTAATCTTATGAAACTACTAGACTCAAATGATGTTAGCCTTGTCTCGGCTTACAAATCCAGGATCGCTGAATTCAAAAGACTACCTCCAAAACTTATAGTTACCTTACCAAAATTCACCCCTCAGAAGATTAACAAAAAACAGATTTATCAGCAGTTTGGTTCTCTGCCAGCTTTATCCATCAAAAtagaagaacatggctacacgATGGATTCTCTCGGTGCCATGTCTTCTACCCAAGACCGACCGCTCATTGATGAACCACAGATCATCACAGAAATAAACACCGAGTTTAAAAGCTTTCATATGTTAGGCAATGTGTCATGTCCGAGTGATGACGAAGTGTGGACGTGTGGTAAGGACAGAATCATGAGGCTCTAcaacctgaaaggaaaactagTGAATTCAATACGAAGCACGTCTGGGAACATTCCAGGGGATATAACAGTGACACAAAAAGGTGAATTGGTTTATACTGATTACcatgatagaactgtgaacataaagaaaaatgcaCAGATAGAAACATTGGTCAATTTACGGGGGTGGAGACCTCGCTGTGTCTGTTGTGcttcctctggtgacctcctggttatTATGGTCAGTGATGATAAGGAACAAGAAAAGGTTGTGCGTTATTCTGGCTCTACAGAAAAGCAAGTTATTCAGTTCGACGAGAAAGGACAACCACTTTATTCAGCTGGTTGTTGCCcaaaatacatcagtgagaacaagaatctagatatctgtgtagctgactctACAGCccatgcagtagtggtggtaAATCAGGTCGGAAAACTCCGGTTTACTTACACCTGTCCTCCCTCTACTACAATGAAACAATTTCGACCCATCGGCATTACTACAGACAGCCAGAGTCGGATCCTGGCAGCAGACTTAAACAACAACCGCATCCACATCCTGGAtaaggacggacagttccttcGCTatattgacaactgtcatttacacgatccatggggtttatgtgtaGACACGAGAGATAACCTTTATGTGACTGAATTAAAAACAGCGAAAGTAAAGAAAATCCAATATTACAAGTAA
- the LOC105320660 gene encoding uncharacterized protein isoform X2 produces the protein MHLKTLTVVLSFGRIIHSFLGRVHSLRDLVHSSLCQNKILDDQDCRCAHNTLFMKMETFGSKVAICADIKKCDNSNDKSAFLNFREKYTSSLSSDCKPWKIKDIALLSVGYFAILDSANTRLKIFDHKFVHVTSKIVQDSSHSLASLQGERIYVMDNTAVHYYRFREKKLSFEDKFDLTGMHYDICSNGVILCLTKLTSLEFKDHNFNTLNTVNFKSTLGYAPDHIAFDQDNNLVFFNNDSKCVVCCDKFQEETYWRVNDVDTCVGIQRYGNGWMFVGNRELTFVDRGGRTFVQRLKEPELEECICIGVDVERHKLYLSDRTYVYEYDICTST, from the exons atgcatttaaaaaccTTGACAGTTGTTTTGTCATTTGGACGGATAATTCACAGTTTCCTAGGACGTGTTCACTCTCTACGTGATTTAGTTCACAGTAGTTTATGTCAGAACAAAATTCTCGACGATCAG GATTGCAGATGTGCTCACAATACACTTTTCATGAAAATGGAAACATTTGGCTCAAAGGTAGCTATTTGTGCGGATATCAAAAAATGCGACAATAGCAATGACAAATCGGCCTTTCTTAACTTCCGTGAAAAATACACATCATCACTATCATCTGATTGCAAGCCGTGGAAAATAAAGGACATCGCCTTGCTTTCTGTTGGATACTTTGCTATTCTTGATTCTGCCAACACCAGACTAAAAATTTTCGATCACAAATTCGTTCACGTGACCAGTAAAATCGTTCAAGACAGTTCCCATTCGCTGGCTAGCCTACAAGGCGAGAGGATCTATGTGATGGATAATACAGCCGTTCATTATTATCGGTTCCGAGAAAAGAAATTAAGTTTTGAGGACAAATTTGACTTAACTGGCATGCACTACGATATTTGCAGTAATGGTGTAATTTTGTGTCTAACAAAACTTACTTCTTTGGAATTCAAAGATCATAATTTTAACACGTTGAATACTGTCAATTTTAAATCTACTCTTGGATATGCTCCTGATCATATTGCATTTGACCAGGACAACAATTTAGTGTTCTTCAACAACGATTCAAAATGTGTCGTCTGCTGTGACAAATTTCAGGAGGAAACGTACTGGCGGGTGAATGACGTAGACACTTGCGTTGGAATTCAAAGATATGGAAATGGCTGGATGTTTGTTGGAAACAGAGAATTAACGTTTGTAGACAGAGGAGGAAGAACGTTTGTCCAACGCTTAAAGGAACCGGAGCTAGAGGAATGTATTTGTATAGGTGTTGACGTTGAAAGACACAAGCTGTATTTGTCGGACCGTACCTATGTTTATGAGTATGATATATGTACATCTACCTAG
- the LOC105320660 gene encoding uncharacterized protein isoform X1 gives MHLKTLTVVLSFGRIIHSFLGRVHSLRDLVHSSLCQNKILDDQQDCRCAHNTLFMKMETFGSKVAICADIKKCDNSNDKSAFLNFREKYTSSLSSDCKPWKIKDIALLSVGYFAILDSANTRLKIFDHKFVHVTSKIVQDSSHSLASLQGERIYVMDNTAVHYYRFREKKLSFEDKFDLTGMHYDICSNGVILCLTKLTSLEFKDHNFNTLNTVNFKSTLGYAPDHIAFDQDNNLVFFNNDSKCVVCCDKFQEETYWRVNDVDTCVGIQRYGNGWMFVGNRELTFVDRGGRTFVQRLKEPELEECICIGVDVERHKLYLSDRTYVYEYDICTST, from the exons atgcatttaaaaaccTTGACAGTTGTTTTGTCATTTGGACGGATAATTCACAGTTTCCTAGGACGTGTTCACTCTCTACGTGATTTAGTTCACAGTAGTTTATGTCAGAACAAAATTCTCGACGATCAG CAGGATTGCAGATGTGCTCACAATACACTTTTCATGAAAATGGAAACATTTGGCTCAAAGGTAGCTATTTGTGCGGATATCAAAAAATGCGACAATAGCAATGACAAATCGGCCTTTCTTAACTTCCGTGAAAAATACACATCATCACTATCATCTGATTGCAAGCCGTGGAAAATAAAGGACATCGCCTTGCTTTCTGTTGGATACTTTGCTATTCTTGATTCTGCCAACACCAGACTAAAAATTTTCGATCACAAATTCGTTCACGTGACCAGTAAAATCGTTCAAGACAGTTCCCATTCGCTGGCTAGCCTACAAGGCGAGAGGATCTATGTGATGGATAATACAGCCGTTCATTATTATCGGTTCCGAGAAAAGAAATTAAGTTTTGAGGACAAATTTGACTTAACTGGCATGCACTACGATATTTGCAGTAATGGTGTAATTTTGTGTCTAACAAAACTTACTTCTTTGGAATTCAAAGATCATAATTTTAACACGTTGAATACTGTCAATTTTAAATCTACTCTTGGATATGCTCCTGATCATATTGCATTTGACCAGGACAACAATTTAGTGTTCTTCAACAACGATTCAAAATGTGTCGTCTGCTGTGACAAATTTCAGGAGGAAACGTACTGGCGGGTGAATGACGTAGACACTTGCGTTGGAATTCAAAGATATGGAAATGGCTGGATGTTTGTTGGAAACAGAGAATTAACGTTTGTAGACAGAGGAGGAAGAACGTTTGTCCAACGCTTAAAGGAACCGGAGCTAGAGGAATGTATTTGTATAGGTGTTGACGTTGAAAGACACAAGCTGTATTTGTCGGACCGTACCTATGTTTATGAGTATGATATATGTACATCTACCTAG